One window of Akkermansia biwaensis genomic DNA carries:
- a CDS encoding YeiH family protein, which translates to MSPKRLANPLHGILLIVLFSFSACYIADFQWVKHLSFSPLIVGIVLGMIYANSLRNHLPKTWVPGIQFCTKQVLRTGIVLYGFKLTFQSVIDIGGAALLIDAVVVAFTILLGAGLGRLLKMDRDTALLTSIGSSICGAAAVLGAEPVVKSQPYKAAVAVSTVVIFGTLSMFLYPALFRAGMLDLTTEQMGLFTGATLHEVAHVVGAGNAMGQAISDPAIIVKMIRVMMLAPVLVILSIILSRREAAAGQTGQKRKITIPWFAFLFLAVIGFNSLHLLPSGVVSAINSLDTFLLTMAMTALGAESSFEKFKKAGARPFLLAALLYAWLFFGGYWLVKGMTAWMA; encoded by the coding sequence ATGTCTCCCAAACGACTCGCCAATCCCCTGCACGGCATTCTGCTGATCGTTCTCTTCTCCTTTTCCGCCTGTTACATTGCGGATTTCCAATGGGTGAAGCACCTTTCCTTCAGCCCGCTGATCGTCGGCATCGTGCTGGGGATGATTTACGCCAACAGCCTGCGCAACCATCTGCCGAAAACGTGGGTCCCCGGCATTCAGTTCTGCACCAAGCAGGTTTTGAGAACGGGCATCGTCCTGTACGGATTCAAGCTGACGTTCCAGAGCGTGATCGACATCGGAGGCGCCGCCCTGCTCATTGACGCGGTCGTCGTGGCCTTCACCATTTTGCTGGGCGCGGGACTGGGCCGCCTGCTGAAGATGGACCGGGATACGGCCCTGCTGACCTCCATCGGCAGTTCCATTTGCGGAGCCGCCGCCGTGCTGGGGGCGGAACCCGTCGTGAAAAGCCAGCCGTACAAGGCGGCCGTGGCCGTCTCCACCGTCGTTATCTTCGGGACGCTCTCCATGTTCCTCTATCCGGCCCTGTTCCGGGCCGGAATGCTGGACCTGACGACGGAACAAATGGGCCTGTTTACGGGAGCCACACTGCATGAAGTGGCGCACGTGGTCGGCGCCGGCAACGCCATGGGACAGGCCATTTCAGACCCGGCCATCATCGTCAAGATGATCCGCGTGATGATGCTGGCCCCGGTACTGGTCATCCTGAGCATCATCCTTTCCCGCAGGGAAGCCGCTGCCGGACAAACGGGGCAAAAACGGAAAATCACCATTCCCTGGTTCGCTTTCCTGTTCCTGGCCGTCATCGGCTTCAATTCCCTGCATCTGCTGCCTTCCGGCGTTGTAAGCGCCATCAATTCCCTGGATACGTTCCTGCTGACCATGGCCATGACGGCCCTGGGCGCGGAATCCAGCTTTGAGAAGTTCAAAAAAGCGGGCGCGCGGCCCTTCCTGCTGGCGGCGCTGCTGTACGCGTGGCTCTTCTTCGGCGGCTACTGGCTTGTGAAAGGAATGACGGCCTGGATGGCCTGA
- a CDS encoding pyridoxal-phosphate-dependent aminotransferase family protein codes for MATKLFIPGPTEVAPEVLAAMSGPMMGHRSKAASALQRRISDNLRRILLTEQEILLSTSSGTGLMEGAVRSCTAKRAAIFSVGAFGDKWYKIATGNGVPADIFKSELGQPTTPEMVDAALSTGKYDTICITHNETSTGIQNPVEDIAEVLRKYPDVVWCMDAVSSAAGSRIETDKLGVDVLVTSTQKALALPPGMAVCTLSPKAYERTASVPNRGCYFDLRSIYDTIQKKDYQYTNTPCVSIMYAMDLQLQRIMQEGVDNRFARHEAMAEFVRSWADEYFSVFANRDHLSRTLTVISNTRNIDVAALNNALIERGMQLGNGYGDLKNKTFRIAHMGELTMDDMRSITSNIVDILKI; via the coding sequence ATGGCAACCAAATTATTCATTCCCGGACCCACCGAAGTAGCACCTGAAGTACTCGCCGCCATGAGCGGCCCGATGATGGGCCACCGATCCAAGGCGGCCTCCGCCCTGCAGCGCCGCATTTCCGACAATCTGCGCCGCATTCTGCTGACGGAACAGGAAATCCTGCTTTCCACGTCTTCCGGCACGGGCCTGATGGAAGGCGCCGTGCGCTCCTGCACCGCCAAGCGCGCCGCCATTTTCTCCGTGGGCGCCTTTGGCGACAAATGGTACAAGATCGCCACGGGCAACGGCGTCCCCGCCGACATTTTCAAGAGCGAGCTCGGCCAGCCCACCACCCCGGAAATGGTGGACGCCGCCCTGTCCACCGGCAAATACGACACGATCTGCATCACGCACAACGAAACTTCCACCGGCATTCAAAACCCGGTGGAAGATATTGCGGAAGTACTCAGAAAGTACCCGGATGTCGTCTGGTGCATGGATGCCGTCAGCTCCGCCGCGGGTTCCCGCATTGAAACGGACAAGCTGGGCGTGGACGTGCTGGTGACTTCCACCCAGAAGGCGCTGGCCCTGCCTCCCGGCATGGCCGTCTGCACGCTCTCCCCGAAGGCTTACGAACGCACTGCTTCCGTTCCCAACCGCGGCTGCTATTTTGACCTGCGTTCCATTTACGACACCATCCAGAAGAAGGATTACCAGTACACGAACACCCCGTGCGTTTCCATCATGTACGCCATGGACCTCCAGCTCCAGCGCATCATGCAGGAAGGCGTGGACAACCGCTTTGCGCGCCATGAAGCCATGGCCGAGTTCGTGCGCTCCTGGGCGGACGAATATTTCAGCGTTTTCGCCAACCGCGACCACCTTTCCCGCACCCTGACGGTGATCAGCAACACGCGCAACATTGACGTAGCCGCGCTGAACAACGCTTTGATCGAACGCGGCATGCAGCTTGGCAACGGTTACGGCGACTTGAAGAACAAGACGTTCCGCATCGCCCACATGGGCGAACTGACGATGGACGACATGCGTTCCATCACCTCCAACATTGTGGACA